Proteins encoded in a region of the Magallana gigas chromosome 8, xbMagGiga1.1, whole genome shotgun sequence genome:
- the LOC105336089 gene encoding motile sperm domain-containing protein 1 isoform X1, translated as MFLYQDLRFTHVYVLVTRSNIRWWYEGVAAVYEWLFASSPMIRQPSPQKSDGKLPVFVFPSSLNFYSDDQSSHKQVLTLYNPYEFPLKFKVLCTAPRKYTVVDSEGTIRPHCCVDIVVRHLDICINNEGMKDKLRIQVTEHGTKKIVGKKDIVAVLLPKKETSQQPEDNFQSLSGSTSSESQPGTPSRAIRPGDRGQGGGGPSLIVIFTAVFCILALMLPLSGETGSRLPDYLHLTVNQKMIAAYILGLVTMVILHI; from the exons ATGTTTTTGTATCAGGATTTACGCTTTACGCATGTTTACGTCTTGGTGACAAGATCGAATATACGT TGGTGGTATGAGGGAGTTGCTGCAGTGTACGAGTGGTTGTTTGCCAGTAGTCCAATGATTAGACAGCCTTCTCCCCAAAAATCTGATGGCAAACTGCCAGTATTTGTGTTTCCATCATCATTGAACTTCTACTCGGATGATCAGTCCTCTCACAAGCAGGTGCTAACATTGTACAACCCCTACGAATTTCCGCTGAAGTTCAAAG tTTTATGTACAGCCCCTAGAAAGTACACTGTTGTTGATTCAGAGGGAACAATCAGGCCCCACTGCTGTGtagacat TGTTGTGCGTCATTTAGACATCTGTATCAACAATGAAGGAATGAAAGACAAACTACGCATTCAAGTCACGGAACATGGAACCAAGAAGATTGTTG GTAAGAAGGACATTGTGGCAGTCCTGCTGCCAAAGAAGGAGACCTCACAGCAGCCGGAGGACAACTTCCAGTCCTTGAGTGGCTCTACTTCATCTGAGTCTCAGCCTGGTACCCCTAGCAGAG CCATCAGGCCTGGGGATAGAGGACAAGGGGGAGGGGGGCCCAGTCTGATAGTGATCTTTACTGCTGTGTTCTGTATCCTGGCCCTGATGCTGCCCCTCAGCGGTGAGACAGGGAGCCGGCTACCAGATTATCTCCATCTGACAGTGAACCAGAAAATGATTGCAGCATACATTCTAG GCCTGGTAACCATGGTGATTCTACACATATGA
- the LOC105336089 gene encoding motile sperm domain-containing protein 1 isoform X2, giving the protein MIRQPSPQKSDGKLPVFVFPSSLNFYSDDQSSHKQVLTLYNPYEFPLKFKVLCTAPRKYTVVDSEGTIRPHCCVDIVVRHLDICINNEGMKDKLRIQVTEHGTKKIVGKKDIVAVLLPKKETSQQPEDNFQSLSGSTSSESQPGTPSRAIRPGDRGQGGGGPSLIVIFTAVFCILALMLPLSGETGSRLPDYLHLTVNQKMIAAYILGLVTMVILHI; this is encoded by the exons ATGATTAGACAGCCTTCTCCCCAAAAATCTGATGGCAAACTGCCAGTATTTGTGTTTCCATCATCATTGAACTTCTACTCGGATGATCAGTCCTCTCACAAGCAGGTGCTAACATTGTACAACCCCTACGAATTTCCGCTGAAGTTCAAAG tTTTATGTACAGCCCCTAGAAAGTACACTGTTGTTGATTCAGAGGGAACAATCAGGCCCCACTGCTGTGtagacat TGTTGTGCGTCATTTAGACATCTGTATCAACAATGAAGGAATGAAAGACAAACTACGCATTCAAGTCACGGAACATGGAACCAAGAAGATTGTTG GTAAGAAGGACATTGTGGCAGTCCTGCTGCCAAAGAAGGAGACCTCACAGCAGCCGGAGGACAACTTCCAGTCCTTGAGTGGCTCTACTTCATCTGAGTCTCAGCCTGGTACCCCTAGCAGAG CCATCAGGCCTGGGGATAGAGGACAAGGGGGAGGGGGGCCCAGTCTGATAGTGATCTTTACTGCTGTGTTCTGTATCCTGGCCCTGATGCTGCCCCTCAGCGGTGAGACAGGGAGCCGGCTACCAGATTATCTCCATCTGACAGTGAACCAGAAAATGATTGCAGCATACATTCTAG GCCTGGTAACCATGGTGATTCTACACATATGA